The DNA sequence CAATAAAGAACAGTCTGTTGTAGCATTTAAAGTAAAGCTTATGTCAGCTAATAAGTCGTTAGGGTTATTAGGAACAGGTAATGTGCCTAAATCCCAAACAATAGAACCTGTTGAACCTAGATTAGGATCATAATAAGGGGTGTTGCTTGTTGAAAAAGGAGCATACGTATGATATTGTATACTTAACTCTTGATACGTTGACGTATAGGGAATAGGAATTGTAACTAACGTATTACTGGTTGCTTCCGTTCCTCTATTTTTAATTTCTAATAAATATTCTGCAGATTCTCCAGGTAGTAAAGTTAAATTACCTGGATTGGTATTGTTATTAATAGCAGTAGTTGTTAAAACACCTTCTGTTACTGGAATATATGCATCTACAGCAAAGGTTATATTAAATATTATATATGTATCTTGAGTAGAATTATATTTAAAAGTTGTTGATTGTTGTCCGTTGGTTATAAATTTATTATCATCGTTAGTATTACTATTGCTGTTTCCATTATCAATATCAAACATAGCAATATCTATTCCTGTATTGTTTGTTAGTTCAGGGTTTCTTGGGTTACCACCTGTTGCTATGGATGAATTGAAAAAGTTTCCTGTTGTATTTCCTGAATGTGATAGAGATTCATATTGATTGGTGTCTTGTCTTAATAATTCTAATTTATCTCCATCTATACTAACATCTCCCTCAGCAGCCATCACACCCAATTTCAAAGTTACATCTCCATTGCTTACAGCGTTAAATCCTGAAACAGGAAGGTATTTATTACCCGCTGCACTAGCTACATAAGCATGTCCATCAAATACTGTAATATCTCGAGCTTTCATTTTGGAGTTTTCGTAAATAACGACCATACCCCAACCTGCAAAATAGCCTGTATTTCCTCCGTCACCTTCTCTTGCAGCAATATCTGCTACAAAATATTCGCCAAGACCATTAGCTTTTACATATTCTGTTATTTCTGTATAGGCAGAAAACATATTACCATCGGTACCGTTAGGGAAATAAATATCATCTGATTCCGCAATTAGGGATGTATAACTTGAGGCATTTGGGCCTTTGATGGCTATTTTTTGTTTATCGAATGTTTTAGTAATTGTTGTATAGTTTACAGGAAAATAAGTAACATCAATGTATGCTCTATCTTTATTTTGTCTTCTCAATCTATTTACTTTTAAAGTATAGTTGATGTCAGAAAAAATGGTATAAGGAATAGTTAAATAAGCGTTATCATTATCAATACTGCTGGTTGGAATTGATATTTCATTTCCATTGTTTACTTTAACGTGTACCGTTGGATTAGTTGAATTATTATTGCTACCTCTTCTGTAAATGAATTCAACAGTGTCTCCAGTATTAGATGACGTAAATGTATAATAGGTTATTGAGTTTTGTCCATTACCTGAATTGGATATTTCTAAAGTATAGTTTGTGTTGTCAATATTATCCTCATCATAAACCTCCATATTAGTATCGGTTATTTGCTGAGAACTTATTCCAGAAACAATATCTTTGGATACTGTAAAAATGTTAGGATCTGTACTGTTGTTGTTAGCTCTTCCTGTCCAATACAACCCAGCATAAATTATTTGCGAGCAATCAGGGATGGCATTATTTTCATTAGAAAATAAAAGCGTAGCAGATGAAGAGTTCATAGTTGTAGGGTCACTATCAACATCAACATATCTCATATTGCCACTGTTTGAACTTGAATCTGAGTAGTTATCAAGTGTTAAATTGGTATTACCAATCATGGTAAAATCACCATTTACTCTATAAATTGTTTTTGAAGGTGTGAAATCTGAAGTTCTTGGTTCAAAATCTACAATGTTGTTGTTTTGGCTATAACTTTTTGAAATAAAAGTGATAAATATAATAGCAAATAATAGAGGCAGACAGGTATTAGCTATTGTTTTTTGGGAGTATTTTTTTTCCATGTTGTAATCATTAAATTGAGAACTAATACTTTGTTAAGAAGGAATTTCTGTTTTATAAAATACTCTTATACCAGAACCAGGACTTAACATTATGAAATTTTTCATTTGAGCTTCAGTAATTTTAAAATTACTTTTCACATAAATATATTTTAGATGTCCAATTTCTTCATTGTCTGATAAATCTAAATTAGTATTTAAATCGTTTTGTGTTTTTAGATTTATCTCTAATATGTCCACATTTCTATGACTGCTAATCGTTTGTAGAAGTAAGCTAAAAGAATTCACATCCATACAAACTATTTTAAGTGGTTTTTTATGACCGTATAGTTTTTTTATAGAATTATTTTCAATGTATATAGAAGGCTGCAGTCCTAAAGCAAGCTTATGAAAATCTGTTCTGTCTGAATTATTACTATTAGCTTTTTTTGAATTACTAGTCTTGGCCATACTATTGTTGGTCAAACTAAGCTCTTTAATTTCATCATCTTGTGCACAAACTTGTTGAAGGGAAACAAAGGATAAACATGTAAATAATAAAATGTAATACCTCGAGTGAATATTGCTTTTCATAATGTAATAAAGTTATTTATATCAACTATATATTAATAAAGACACAGATAGCGATTAATTGTCACAAAGTGACATTAAACGTTAAAGGCCATAATAGGTTTTGTAACAAAAACAGTGAGGGAAAAGAATAGGACTTTAAGGTCCTTTTTTGTAATTAAATTTGGGTTCATAATACTTAGATTTTAGTTGGGTACAACAGAAAAAAATGCATATTTCATCATTTTTTTAATAAAAATGTTAAATCACATTATAAATTCAAACATTTAATTTTTTTTGATGAATTATTTTAAAATGATTTAAAATAAAATTTGAAAACAATGATTTTGTGATTCTAATATTTATATTTATTTTATCTTTAAATTAATAAGCAAATTAAATGATTTTCACCGATAAAAACAACATTTCATCGATAAAAAATTACATTTAAACGATTGTATGAAAAGAATAATTATAGTTAGACATGCAAAATCTTCATGGAAACATGATGTTATTGATCATGAAAGACCGTTAAATAATAGAGGGGGAGAAGATGCAAACTTAGTATCTAAGCACCTTAAAGCTTATAATGTTAATCCAGATTTGATTTTATCAAGTGATGCTGTAAGAGCTAAAACAACGGCTGAAATTTTTATTTCAAACTTAAATTTTACAAAGAAAAAAGTAAATTTAATCCATGATTTATATGATTTTGCAGGACATAATCTTTTAAATGTTATAAAAAGCACGGATAATTCTGTTGAAACACTTATGATTTTTGGTCATAATCATGCTCTTACTTTTTTTGCTAATACTTATGGTAGCAAAACTATTGAAAATGTGCCTACAAGTGGCGTAGTAGTAATTGAATTTGCTATTGATAGTTGGAAAAATTTAGAATCTGGACATACCTCATTTTCAATTTTTCCTAAAGATTTGAAACATTGATTTGAAATGTATTATAAAATTTATATCAATTATTTATAAGCTCCAATACGTTCCATAAATATTCAATATTATTTTATTGATATCAAAGCTTTACAAGGTTTTCTTTTAGGTATAAATAGAATATATTTGTTGTAAATAAAATATACAACAATATATGGTCACAGTTGAAAAACACGATAACAGCTATATAAATAGAGAAGTAAGTTGGTTGCAATTTAATGCCCGGGTTTTACAAGAAGCAGAAGATGAGTCTGTTCCATTAATTGAAAGATTACGATTTTTAGGAATTTTCTCAAATAATTTAGACGAATTTTTTAAAGTAAGGTATGCTACTGTTAAGCGGATTGTGGAAGCAGGTAAAGCTGGTAAAAATGAATTAGGAGGCATTAAAGCAGCAGAACTACTTGAAATCATTACTCAAATTGTAATTAAACAACAAAGTGAAAGTTTAAAAATTTTAAGTACAATTGAAAAATGTTTAGAAAAAGAAAACATTTTTATTATAGATGAAACTCAGATAGAAGATTCGCAAAAGAGTTTTCTGAAAAAATATTATATAAAAACAGTCAGTCCTGCACTGGTAACAATTATATTAAATGACCAGGTTAAATTACCTAATTTAAAGGATACAGCAGCATATTTAGCTGTTAGAATGGTTATGAAAAATAATGATAGGCAATTCGCTTTGATTGAAATTCCTAAAAACATCAATAGGTTTGTAGAACTTCC is a window from the Pseudalgibacter alginicilyticus genome containing:
- a CDS encoding SixA phosphatase family protein; amino-acid sequence: MKRIIIVRHAKSSWKHDVIDHERPLNNRGGEDANLVSKHLKAYNVNPDLILSSDAVRAKTTAEIFISNLNFTKKKVNLIHDLYDFAGHNLLNVIKSTDNSVETLMIFGHNHALTFFANTYGSKTIENVPTSGVVVIEFAIDSWKNLESGHTSFSIFPKDLKH